A region from the Triticum urartu cultivar G1812 chromosome 1, Tu2.1, whole genome shotgun sequence genome encodes:
- the LOC125545841 gene encoding tetraspanin-3, with protein MHGGGSKMLGVVNFITFLASIPVLGGGIWLASRANSTDCIRFLQWPIIIIGLAVMVVSLMGFAGACYRQTWLLRIYLFAMFFIVVALLFFIVFAFAVTDRGEGQVVMNRRFLEYQLSDYNGWLRNRVADPEYWATISACLRDGRACASMRRPARDPNTGMLVTEPPVMFYGRNLSPIQSGCCKPPTSCAFTYNNETYWSANPGVPTVVTDPDCLKWSNDQQTLCFQCDSCKAGVLAGIKKSWRKVAIINIVVLIILIIVYVAGCAAFRNAKRDDNDESYGMARMTKSRPSRFQF; from the exons ATGCACGGCGGCGGGTCGAAGATGCTGGGGGTGGTGAACTTCATCACCTTCCTGGCGTCGATCCCGGTGCTGGGGGGCGGCATCTGGCTGGCGTCGCGGGCCAACTCCACGGACTGCATCCGCTTCCTGCAGTGGCccatcatcatcatcggcctCGCCGTCATGGTCGTCTCCCTCATGGGCTTCGCCGGCGCCTGCTACCGCCAGACCTGGCTGCTCCGCATCTACCTCTTCGCCATGTTCTTCATCGTCGTCGCGCTGCTCTTCTTCATCGTCTTCGCCTTCGCCGTCACCGACCGCGGGGAGGGCCAGGTGGTCATGAACCGCCGCTTCCTCGAGTACCAGCTCTCCGACTACAACGGATGGCTCCGCAACCGCGTCGCCGACCCGGAGTACTGGGCCACCATCAGCGCGTGCCTCCGCGACGGCCGCGCCTGCGCCTCcatgcgccgccccgcccgcgaCCCCAACACCGGCATGCTCGTCACCGAGCCCCCCGTCATGTTCTACGGCCGCAACCTCTCCCCGATTCAG TCAGGATGCTGCAAGCCACCGACTTCATGCGCGTTCACCTACAACAACGAGACATACTGGAGCGCGAACCCCGGCGTCCCCACCGTGGTGACCGACCCCGACTGCCTCAAATGGAGCAACGACCAGCAGACGCTGTGCTTCCAGTGCGACTCGTGCAAGGCCGGCGTCCTGGCCGGCATCAAGAAGAGCTGGCGCAAGGTGGCCATCATCAACATCGTCGTGCTCATCATCCTCATTATCGTCTACGTCGCCGGCTGCGCCGCGTTCCGCAACGCCAAGAGGGACGACAACGACGAGTCGTATGGCATGGCCAGGATGACCAAGTCCCGGCCGAGCAGGTTCCAGTTCTAG